A single genomic interval of Pseudorasbora parva isolate DD20220531a chromosome 21, ASM2467924v1, whole genome shotgun sequence harbors:
- the rgs9b gene encoding regulator of G-protein signaling 9b — protein sequence MTIRNVRDHGQRYRPRMACLKKVETVVLEMQDPKTGVKSQTQRLVITTIPHAITGEDIVAWIANRFKIDTSEARAMGTMMVAFGYIYPLQDHKRLILKPDTSLYRFQTPYFWPAQQWPVEDTDYAIYLAKRNIRKKGMLELYEQEEYNNLYKWMNHKWDFIVMQAKEQYRAGKERKKPDRVVFDCQERAYWVVHRPPPGTVSAMDYGHERMVDPNLEEKKTPDYYRRIIMFTQQCIMRPRVKSSVSIGALVKYSTTYKEHDPFLHPCLPSNPWLTDDVTYWNLNMPNIETPTKMRVERWTFSFGELLSDPRGRADFRLFLKKEFSGENLAFWEACEDLKWGAAATMKEKAQQIYKTFLARGAPRWINIDGKTMEITVKGLAHPHRYVLDAAQTHIYMLMKKDSYGRYLKSPVFKETQKKAIAPEEHRFSDAQLEQNSKRRRPSLSPIILRQQEEEQKAKLAASGPVDITQLCRFTAPVPHLAVYTGICEAQSTASPGLMTLPNSAACPSPISVAIDSTPASERRFDGNGGPSSSHFPSIAEASVSEEENQPPAPKSRMSLSLSRLLRRGCNAPSVFASLSPKCAVASGGGKVQPLGVEPLTQPQPRRIANFFQIKVDIPPECRIYPIDSEDEEDDSPDAARGGVKEIICPWETVTKQD from the exons ATGACCATAAGGAATGTACGGGACCATGGGCAGCGTTATAGACCGCGTATGGCATGCCTGAAGAAG GTGGAGACTGTGGTGTTGGAGATGCAGGACCCCAAAACTGGAGTGAAATCTCAGACCCAGAGGCTTGTCATCACAACCATCCCACATGCTATAACAG GGGAAGATATTGTTGCATGGATTGCTAATCGATTCAAAATAGATACATCGG AGGCCCGAGCTATGGGGACCATGATGGTGGCGTTTGGGTACATCTATCCACTACAAGATCATAAGAGACTTATTCTTAAACCAGACACATCCCTGTATCGCTTTCAG ACACCATATTTTTGGCCTGCACAGCAATGGCCAGTGGAAGACACAGACTATG CAATCTATTTGGCAAAGAGAAATATACGCAAGAAAGGGATGTTGGAGCTCTATGAACAG GAAGAGTACAACAATCTTTACAAATGGATGAATCACAAGTGGGATTTTATTGTAATGCAGGCCAAAGAACAGTACAG GGCTGGTAAGGAGAGGAAGAAGCCGGACCGGGTGGTTTTTGACTGTCAGGAACGGGCCTACTGGGTTGTACATCGGCCACCG CCAGGAACAGTTAGTGCCATGGACTATGGACACGAAAGGATGGTCGACCCCAATTTAGAGGAG AAAAAAACACCTGACTACTACAGAAGAATT ATTATGTTCACTCAGCAGTGTATCATGAGACCAAGGGTGAAGTCATCCGTGTCGATTGGAGC ACTTGTCAAGTACTCAACAACATACAAAGAGCATGACCCCTTTCTCCACCCCTGCCTCCCAAGCAACCCCTGGTTAACAGATGATGTTACATATTGGAACCTCAACATGCCAAA CATTGAGACCCCTACTAAAATGAGAGTGGAGCGCTGGACTTTCAGCTTTGGAGAATTGCTTTCTGACCCTCGAGGAAGGGCTGATTTTCGCCTCTTTCTTAAAAAGGAGTTCAGCG GTGAGAATCTTGCCTTCTGGGAGGCATGTGAGGATCTGAAATGGGGTGCTGCAGcgacaatgaaagaaaaagctcAGCAAATATACAA GACCTTTTTGGCTCGTGGAGCTCCACGTTGGATCAACATTGATGGCAAAACAATGGAAATAACAGTGAAAGGTTTGGCCCATCCTCATCGTTATGTACTGGATGCTGCCCAGACTCATATTTATATGCTCATGAAAAAG GACTCGTATGGGCGATACCTCAAGTCCCCGGTGTTCAAGGAAACTCAGAAGAAGGCCATTGCTCCTGAAGAACACAGATTCAG TGATGCACAGTTGGAGCAGAATTCCAAGAGAAGGCGGCCCAGCCTGAGTCCCATCATCCTGAGACAGCAGGAGGAAGAACAGAAGGCCAAACTTGCAGCAAGTGGACCGGTGGACATCACACAG CTCTGCCGGTTCACAGCACCTGTGCCTCATCTGGCTGTATATACAGGCATTTGTGAAGCTCAATCTACTGCCTCCCCTGGGCTCATGACACTGCCAAACAGTGCTGCCTGCCCGTCTCCCATCAGCGTAGCCATCGACAGTACTCCAGCCTCAGAGAGGAGGTTTGATGGCAACGGAGGGCCTTCATCCTCCCATTTCCCATCTATTGCAGAGGCGTCTGTATCAGAGGAAGAGAACCAGCCACCTGCCCCTAAGTCTCGTATGTCTCTGTCACTGAGCAGACTCCTCCGCAGAGGATGCAACGCCCCATCAGTCTTTGCCAGCTTATCCCCAAAATGTGCCGTGGCATCAGGAGGAGGCAAAGTACAACCGCTAGGAGTGGAGCCGCTCACACAACCCCAGCCCAGAAGAATTGCAAA cttttttcaaataaaagttGACATCCCACCTGAATGCCGCATCTACCCCATTGATTCAGAAGATGAGGAGGATGACAGTCCTGATGCCGCAAGAGGAGGTGTGAAAGAAATCATTTGCCCCTGGGAAACTGTCACCAAACAAGACTGA
- the gna13a gene encoding guanine nucleotide-binding protein subunit alpha-13a, whose amino-acid sequence MADFLPSRTAIVCIPNCLLSHGEIDQIRKSKEIDKTLSREKTYVKKLVKILLLGAGESGKSTFLKQMRIIHGQDFDQRAKEEFRATIYSNVIKGIRVLVDAREKLHIPWGDPENQVHGETVMAFDTRSSLMAKGMVETKVFLNYLPTIIALWKDSGIQNAYDRRREFQLGESVKYFLDNVDQLGKSDYLPSQKDILLARKPTKGIHEYNFEIKNVPFKMVDVGGQRSERKRWFECFDSVTSILFLVSSSEYDQVLMEDRLTNRLTESLNIFETIVNNRVFANVSIILFLNKTDLLEDKVKNVNIKDYFPEFTGEPHDLQDVQKFLVECFRNKRREQQQKPLYHHFTTAINTENIRLVFRDVKDTILHDNLKQLMLQ is encoded by the exons ATGGCGGATTTCCTGCCCTCCCGGACTGCTATAGTTTGTATTCCCAATTGTCTTCTCTCCCACGGCGAAATTGATCAAATTAGAAAGTCCAAGGAGATCGACAAAACCCTGTCTCGAGAGAAGACTTATGTGAAGAAGCTAGTGAAGATCTTGCTGTTAGGAGCAGGCGAAAGTGGCAAGTCAACTTTCCTCAAACAAATGCGCATAATTCATGGGCAGGACTTCGATCAGCGGGCCAAAGAAGAGTTCCGGGCTACAATCTACAGCAATGTTATCAAAG GTATCCGGGTGCTGGTGGATGCCCGTGAGAAGCTGCACATCCCTTGGGGAGACCCTGAAAATCAGGTCCACGGGGAGACCGTGATGGCCTTTGACACCCGCTCATCCTTGATGGCCAAAGGGATGGTGGAGACCAAAGTCTTTCTGAACTATCTGCCCACCATTATTGCCCTGTGGAAAGACAGTGGTATTCAAAATGCATATGACAGACGAAGAGAGTTTCAGCTG gGTGAATCTGTGAAATATTTCCTGGACAATGTGGATCAACTTGGAAAAtcg GACTACTTGCCCAGCCAAAAGGATATACTTCTGGCACGAAAGCCCACCAAGGGTATTCATGAGTACAACTTTGAGATCAAGAATGTGCCTTTCAAGATGGTGGACGTGGGAGGGCAGCGGTCGGAGCGCAAGAGATGGTTCGAGTGCTTTGACTCAGTGACCTCCATCCTCTTCCTAGTCTCATCCAGCGAGTACGAtcaagtgctcatggaagaccGTCTGACCAACAGGCTCACGGAGTCGCTCAATATCTTCGAGACCATCGTCAACAACCGCGTCTTCGCCAACGTCTCTATCATTCTCTTCCTCAATAAGACAGACTTGCTGGAAGATAAAGTTAAGAATGTGAACATCAAGGACTACTTCCCCGAGTTCACAGGGGAGCCCCACGATCTGCAGGATGTGCAGAAGTTCCTGGTCGAGTGCTTCCGTAACAAGCGCCGAGAACAGCAGCAGAAGCCCCTTTACCATCACTTCACCACCGCCATCAACACAGAGAACATTCGTCTCGTCTTCCGCGATGTCAAAGACACCATCTTGCACGACAACCTTAAACAGCTTATGTTACAATAA